One Dictyostelium discoideum AX4 chromosome 3 chromosome, whole genome shotgun sequence genomic region harbors:
- a CDS encoding RA domain-containing protein, which yields MISNSSYSPMTSSSTNKIKSNYRIEKYDYDLFKGVSNNDVKKVREMIDCGVDINMREYEKGTCPIHIASSRGHKQVLELLVSRGCDINVQDDRGWTPLHSLVTGRYDILALWLIRQGANINLKDNNGFTSLDRAQSWFQKEMVDVAEGRISNSEATLLEVKKEQDQKKEEYQHAIKSILQHHHEESKNSSNQYFISQQPNANSKMVQLQSSPYVESPIKGLTGSGSEVIKIYFRNDSYKSVKVTASDNCQSIIRVMCEKFNMKSFDKCFDLCEVIKGQVRFLPPNDLLLESKLKNWPIILTNNGYETNNHCHFSIVIKKTAPKEAIKLFESIL from the coding sequence atgattagTAATTCAAGTTATAGTCCAAtgacatcatcatcaactaataaaatcaaaagtaattatagaattgaaaaatatgattatgatttatttaaaggagtttcaaataatgatgttAAAAAAGTTAGAGAAATGATTGATTGTGGTGTTGATATTAATATGAGAGAGTATGAAAAAGGTACATGTCCAATTCATATTGCATCCTCAAGAGGACATAAACAAGTATTGGAACTATTAGTATCTAGAGGATGTGATATTAATGTTCAAGACGATAGAGGTTGGACACCACTTCATTCATTGGTAACTGGTAGATACGATATTTTAGCACTTTGGTTAATTAGACAAGGtgcaaatattaatttaaaagataataatggaTTCACTTCATTGGATAGAGCACAATCTTGGTTCCAAAAAGAAATGGTTGACGTTGCAGAAGGAAGAATATCAAATTCCGAAGCTACCCTATTAGAAGTTAAAAAAGAGCaagatcaaaaaaaagaagaatatCAACATgctataaaatcaattttacaaCATCACCATGAAGAATCAAAAAATAGTTCCAATCAATATTTCATATCACAACAACCAAATGCAAATTCAAAAATGGTACAATTGCAATCATCGCCATATGTAGAAAGTCCAATTAAAGGTTTAACCGGTTCTGGTAGTgaagttattaaaatttattttagaaaTGATTCTTATAAATCTGTTAAAGTAACTGCATCAGATAATTGCCAATCCATAATTAGAGTTATGTGCGAAAAATTCAATATgaaatcatttgataaatgTTTTGACCTTTGTGAAGTCATTAAAGGTCAAGTTAGATTCCTTCCACCAAATGACCTTTTATtagaatcaaaattaaaaaattggcCAATCATTTTAACAAATAACGGTTATGAAACTAATAATCATTGtcatttttcaattgtaattaaaaaaacagcTCCAAAAGaagcaattaaattatttgaatcaattttataa
- the sglB gene encoding S1P lyase produces the protein MKFTIEIDDNYIKNFITFSGLAIVAYAYKNYNKEELNEKLNNAKTSFYKIAKRYFPSKFKSIEKEINDEVTAIIAENFPPMEGVENQYEIPKIGKDTKTILNHLQKIHDKDINPDDGKLFAYCYPTNKKHEDVVLKSYEMFVHLNALNPLAFQSLRRMEVEVVQMAIKMLNGGNEARGTMTTGGTESILMAMKAYRDRGYEVDGIREPEVVLPISAHPAFEKAAKYFGIKTRYVQSVDPVSDLVDLKEYESKINRNTILLVASAPQYPHGLMDPIESIGKLAEKYRKPFHVDACIGGFFLPWLEKLGYPIPCKFDFRVPSVTSISADIHKYGYATKGSSVLLFSSNEYRKYQFIAYTQWPGGLFVSPSMLGTRSGGNIAAAWSSLVSMGENGFMEYVDKIMKTSIAIQKGIVSLPLGNVEIIGSNPVMSIISLRSKVVNIHAVADSMEKHFSWKLERQHRPNSIHMTLTPSHIGIEKVFLENLKFSIQEVMADPNLSKKGSAAMYNGINNIPLTAIADDFLIEFLSKTYST, from the exons atgaaatttacaattgaaattgatgacaattatattaaaaattttataacatTTAGTGGTTTAGCAATTGTCGCATATGCATACAAGaattataataaagaagaattaaatgaaaaattaaataatgcaAAAACTAGTTTTTATAAGATAGCAAAAAGATATTTCccatcaaaatttaaatcaattgaaaaagaaattaatgatgaaGTTACTGCAATTATTGCTGAAAATTTCCCACCAATGGAAGGTGTTGAAAATCAATATGAAATTCCAAAAATTGGAAAAGatacaaaaacaattttaaatcatttacaaaaaattcatgataaagatattaatcctg atgatggtaaattatttGCATATTGTTAtccaacaaataaaaaacatgAAGATGTTGTATTGAAATCATATGAGATGTTTGTGCATTTGAATGCATTAAATCCATTAGCATTTCAAAGTTTAAGAAGAATGGAAGTTGAAGTTGTACAAATGGCAATTAAAATGTTAAATGGTGGAAATGAAGCTAGAGGTACAATGACTACAGGTGGCACAGAGAGTATATTGATGGCAATGAAAGCCTATAGAGATAGAGGATATGAAGTCGATGGTATTAGAGAACCAGAGGTAGTTTTACCAATTTCAGCACATCCAGCATTTGAAAAGGCTGCAAAATATTTTGGAATTAAAACTAGATATGTTCAATCTGTGGATCCAGTGAGTGATTTAGTggatttaaaagaatatgAATCAAAAATCAATAGAAATACCATACTATTAGTTGCATCAGCTCCACAATATCCTCATGGATTAATGGATCCAATCGAGTCAATTGGTAAATTGGCAGAGAAATATAGAAAACCATTTCATGTTGATGCTTGTATTGGTGGTTTCTTTTTACCATGGTTAGAGAAATTAGGTTATCCAATTCCatgtaaatttgattttcgTGTTCCATCAGTCACATCGATTAGTGCTGATATTCACAAATATGGCTATGCAACAAAGGGTTCATCAGTTTTGTTATTCTCTTCTAATGAATATCGTAAATATCAATTCATTGCCTATACTCAATGGCCAGGTGGCTTATTCGTCTCTCCATCAATGTTGGGAACTCGTTCAGGTGGCAATATAGCAGCTGCTTGGTCATCTTTAGTCTCGATGGGTGAGAACGGATTCATGGAATatgttgataaaattatgAAAACCTCAATTGCAATTCAAAAAGGTATCGTCTCATTACCATTGGGTAACGTTGAAATTATTGGTTCAAATCCTGTAATGTCAATCATTTCATTGAGATCTAAAGTTGTCAATATTCATGCGGTTGCAGACTCTATGGAAAAACATTTCTCTTGGAAACTTGAAAGACAACATAGACCAAATAGTATTCATATGACTTTAACACCATCTCATATTGGTATTGAAAAGGTTTTCTTggaaaatttgaaattctcAATTCAAGAAGTTATGGCTGATCCAAATTTAAGTAAAAAAGGTTCTGCTGCTATGTATAATGGTATCAATAATATACCTTTAACTGCAATAGCTGATGATTtcttaattgaatttttatcaaaaacttATTCaacttaa